A window from Pseudomonas frederiksbergensis encodes these proteins:
- a CDS encoding pirin family protein has product MLTLRKASDRGTANHGWLKSFHTFSFANYRNPKEQGFSDLLVINDDRVAAGKGFGQHPHRDMEIFSYVLEGALEHKDTLGTGSVIRPGDVQLMSAGSGVAHSEFNHSATRPVHFLQIWIVPDVSGAKPRYQQEHFSTQKKRGRLQLIISPDGANGSLKVRQDARVYAALIDGKESAALELATNRYAYVHVARGNVELNGVPLQEGDGVRVRDEQVLTLCNGVDAEVLVFDLRPQELPDMP; this is encoded by the coding sequence ATGCTGACCCTTCGCAAAGCTTCGGATCGCGGCACGGCCAATCACGGTTGGTTGAAGTCGTTCCATACCTTTTCCTTCGCCAACTATCGCAACCCGAAAGAGCAGGGTTTTTCCGACCTGCTGGTGATCAACGATGACCGGGTTGCCGCCGGTAAAGGTTTCGGCCAGCACCCACACCGCGACATGGAGATTTTCTCTTATGTGCTTGAAGGCGCTTTGGAACACAAAGACACCCTGGGCACCGGCTCGGTGATCCGCCCCGGTGATGTGCAGTTGATGAGCGCCGGCAGCGGCGTGGCGCACAGCGAATTCAACCACTCGGCCACCCGGCCGGTGCACTTCCTGCAAATCTGGATCGTGCCAGACGTCAGCGGCGCCAAACCGCGTTATCAGCAAGAGCATTTCAGCACGCAGAAGAAACGCGGCCGTCTGCAACTGATCATCTCCCCCGACGGGGCGAATGGCTCGCTGAAGGTGCGTCAGGATGCACGGGTGTATGCCGCGCTGATCGACGGTAAGGAAAGCGCTGCTCTGGAATTGGCCACGAACCGCTACGCCTATGTGCACGTGGCCCGTGGCAATGTCGAGCTCAACGGAGTGCCGTTGCAGGAAGGCGATGGCGTGCGGGTTCGCGATGAACAGGTGCTGACCTTGTGCAACGGCGTCGATGCCGAAGTGCTGGTGTTCGATCTGCGCCCTCAAGAACTGCCGGACATGCCATAA